CAGCCAGCCCATACCTAtatgactaattttatttattaatttacgtaCCTGGAAGTGTGGCCAAGATTTTGAGAACATCATGGataattggaaatatatttgGGTCACAGGAGTCTAACACTTTCAATATATCTTCAGggagttttacattttgctctttCTCCTTCTTCATCTTCCAGTGATTTTTCCACAGGTCCACTTCACCTTCAAACTGAATTTCATTACTTAGGGTATCTCCATCACCGATAATAGGTGCAAACTGTtcgaaacctttttttaaattgacaatgaGATCATTTTTTTCTCTGGCATCCTCAACTATATTGGTGGGAATTATTCCTCGTAGGCCAAAACATTCCAGTGAGCTATAACTTAACCTGGATGTTAAGCCAGCACAAACATTATCAAGAAGAGGTATATAAATAGATCGTCTGTAGTACTCTTCTACGTCTCCTGGGTGATTTGATCTCTTAGTTTGACTGCCCGTACGTCTTGGTAACTTCAATTCAACATCCAGCTCCTCTGCTAGCGCtttggtttcaaaaaatatttgtttgaatatatcATCACATTTAATCCTTCTTTCTTTTAATGTTGCCATGGTGTTGGTGACTGCGGTAGATGCCCGGTTAGTGTCAAGTGATGGTGTTTGTAGAAGTCGACTGAGCGGCAATGAGACTTTTAGAACGTCAATCAATGACATCATTGATATTAAAAACTCAGCCGTGCATAAAGAGTTGAGCAAAGTCGCTGCAACTGACGAAGTTGTGCGATCTTGCCATGACGAGATAGATGTGAGTGCTTCAACTATCTGACGAATCCCAGATCTGAACTGAATTACTCCTTCATGTCGCTCTACCCATCTAGTTTCACACAAACTACTTAACTGACGCCctagtgttaattttaaaacttgattttctCTTGGCCGACACATTGAAAAACGACACTACTGATTTCATTATCCCTACTGTATTTCGGATACAAGCAATATTTACAGAAGTTGAAAGAGAGTTGTTCAAGGCGTGATTTAAACACGGACATCTACATGCATGTTTTGCAACCTTTTGTATTTCAGATACTGCACCCGCTGCTTCAGACGACATTACACTACAACTGTCTGTGCCAATTCCTACACAGTTGTTCAGATCTAAGGATAAATCATGAAGTAATTTAACAACAATCTTTCCTAGAGCCTCTCCACTTAAACGTTGCTCACTATGCACATCTTGATCTGGACTGATGgattttatgttttcataagcatcaataaatttaacaaaatcttcCCGAATTTTATTGTTGTGTACATATCTTAAGTTCAAAGACAGTTGTTCGACATGTGAAATATCTGTCGTCTCGTCAAAAATCACCGAATAATACTTTGCGTTTCGGACttgatttaatattgtttccGTTATCTCTTCACCGCAGCATGTGATCAATTGGTTTTGAGTGGTATTACCAATATAGGTTGCTCTTGAAGACGCTGCGGCTAAGTGCCGTTTTTAGTGTCTCATCTCCTGAAGAGATTTTGAATCTTAACAGTTCTCTAAAATTCCCCTCGTTACTCGGACCAGCCTCTTCATCCAGTCGTCCATCATCTCGATGACCTCTTAAAGGTATATTTTGTCTGCCTAAGAATACGATTGATTCTATTATTGGGCGTAACCTCTCTTTATTTTCTTGTACCTGCTGTAGTCGTTGAGAGTTTACTTGGTTGTCAATGGATTTGTCCGGATTGTGATAACTTTGAAGGAAGTCTAGACCAGCCTGCACGCATATTTTATGATAAGCCGTGTTTTCATGTGTTTGTATGAAGCCGTCTTTACCCAATAGCTTGGCATATGAAGTCCAAGGGTTGGGTTACAAGGTTCTGAGCTAACATCCCTTTATTGTGCCCACACTTTTTATCGGAAAACAAAACGCAGAACTTACAAAATAACCCCTTTTTAACGTCGGAAAAAACTAGCCAATTTCTTTGTTCCAGGTGTTGATGACCTAAGTAACGTTTTACTTCCCTTGCCATTTTTAGTGTGTGAATTTGAATGTGGGAATTCATATGATTTGGGCGGTGTCCAATGTCGTTCTAACAACTGACACTTTGTAAATTCATCTGtcttttttattcacaaaaagcCCTATGTCATTGGCACAACTACCATCTCTACCTAATTCTAGGGATGTATTTTGGTTTTCATTGTGCTCTTCAGTGTTCACAATAGTGGTGTTGTTAGATGCAGCATCGGTAAGAGAAATTGATAAAGTATTTATGCATTAGTCAGGATCAGGTTGTGATGAAGATGTATTAGTCTTTTTTACACGTGGTTCATTGTCGTCTGTTATTTTctcaactttttgaaaatatgaactaATAATTGATTTTGGATTCGGTCGTTTTCGATTATTTTGAGATGCCTGAAACAATTAGGAagttattaattatcatttaaaaaattaaggttgagtatttattttaaagccaaGCGCCTGTCTCgtgattttgttatttgtttatagttccTTTCCTAACCTAGACAAGACCGTATTATGCTTCCAAATAGTTACCGGTACGTATTCactaattagttattatattttacctttaaacaTAGAAAAGtcttaataaaattgtacttatactTGAGATGAGAGATGGTCCCGACTCTCCCCGACGGGATTCGAACTGGGCCACTTCATGATAGGTATTCCAAAAAGCTACTGCTTATTTAGCAACGCCACGGAATACTACATATATTGAAACATTGTGCAAAAATAAATTCCACGATAATGAATTGTCAAAAATATAGGTCTGAAGATGCTCATTCcacaaaattgaataatatatccatattaatttacataggtcagcaactttaaatatgtaaaggGCCAAAAGAATATAGCTTTAGAAAAAAGTCGAATGtagatgaaaatttgttttcattttggtGTTATTTGTTGAATTCTGTTTTTGTCAAATACAAGAACAAATTCTGAATCTTTTTTATCTTATAGTCAGGTTGTTTCCAAGGGgtattaaatacttgaaaataaacacatagtGGCGCGCGTTTCTGGCGTCTTTCCGTTTTTTAgtcattaaattcaatttaaaagaaataaatatgtgattATGTGCACCTATTTCTTTTACAAAGAAGAAGTATATGAATATCGTGCACTCATACATGAGcataaaataaatgcataaatattaattacttttgagTTTGTTTTCCTCGTTTAATGTAAATGCAATACTACTTTGTAAATACACTATTTAGGCCTATAGTCTACACAATTACACATAAACAGTATAGCCTATAACATTTGTCTGTGTTTCGTACTTACCATTTTTTTAGAACTGCagattaaactaaacattaaacaaaCCAGTGGAGGCAACGAATACAGAAAACACAACACTATAAGTATACAAGTCGGCGGGTGAGTACAGACTACGTGATACGCGACGAGCGTGGGCCGTGAGTCACTACAATAACAAGATGACGGTTGGGAGGTGCGCGGCTGCACTGTTGCCAGATTTCTTTGTGTTCTCAAGGCGCCAACTAGATGCGAGTGCCTTTTGACCACTGAAACTGATTGTTaacttaatactatttaaaaataaatactttctgtTTGACtcgtttttatactaaaataattattgttaattgatatGTACGAGTATTGGGATTCAATTTTGTTAGAACttatagattatagaaaatattacactaagCTTTCCTAGTATTTCGGGGGGGGGGGCATGGCCCCCATGGCCCCTTCCCTGAAACCGCCCCTGcgtctggtgtacctcaggggtcTCACCTAGGCCCTTCATTATTTAACCTATATATAAATGATGTCACATTTCGTCTTCGCTGCAAACATCTTATCTTTGCAGACGATTTGAAGCTTTACATGAAGATTTGCACCGCCGAAGATGCTGTACTCCTTCAGAACGATCTCACACAAGTAGATGTATGGTCTCAAGCTAACTCAATGACTCTCAACCTTGACAAGTCCAGCTGCATCACTTTCAACCGCAATAAGTCTCCAGTCTTACACACCTACTCAATCAGAGGTCATGCACTTCGTAGAAGCTTATCTGTCAAGGATCTTGGTGTGACTTTATCATCTAATCTATCTTGGGAACTTCACATCAGGAATATATGCAATAAGGCTGCTCGCAACTTGGGCTTGATACTGAGACTCACCAAGCCCTTTAACAGGTGGGACATGGACTCTTCATTCTGAAAGAAATACTGTTTTACTGTCTGTCCTCTAGTTGACTAGCTGTTACAGACAAAAGTAT
The sequence above is drawn from the Homalodisca vitripennis isolate AUS2020 unplaced genomic scaffold, UT_GWSS_2.1 ScUCBcl_7260;HRSCAF=14867, whole genome shotgun sequence genome and encodes:
- the LOC124374103 gene encoding uncharacterized protein LOC124374103 encodes the protein MMSLIDVLKVSLPLSRLLQTPSLDTNRASTAVTNTMATLKERRIKCDDIFKQIFFETKALAEELDVELKLPRRTGSQTKRSNHPGDVEEYYRRSIYIPLLDNVCAGLTSRLSYSSLECFGLRGIIPTNIVEDAREKNDLIVNLKKGFEQFAPIIGDGDTLSNEIQFEGEVDLWKNHWKMKKEKEQNVKLPEDILKVLDSCDPNIFPIIHDVLKILATLPVSVASAERTFSTLRRVKPWLRSRMGETRLTGLCMLHVHRHLQ